A genomic stretch from Tamandua tetradactyla isolate mTamTet1 chromosome 15, mTamTet1.pri, whole genome shotgun sequence includes:
- the TREX1 gene encoding three-prime repair exonuclease 1 isoform X2, giving the protein MGSQAPPPGPMQTFIFLDLEATGLPFSQPKVTELCLLAIHRCALESPPAPQGPTPTVPPLPRVVDKLSLCVAPGKVCSPAASNITGLSTAMLAAHGRQRFNADLANLLQTFLQRQPQPWCLVAHNGDRYDFPLLQAELAAVGLANTLDGAFCVDSIAALKALERGSSPSAHGPRKSYSLGSIYTRLFGQSPPDSHTAEGDVLALLSICQWRPQALLRWVDAHARPFSTIKPMYMVTASTGTNPRSSAAKATAPLAVPKDTSPSTRVGRKSKSPPPVKGPGALPKKGLLAPLGLLTLLTLLIAILYGLSLSIPGQ; this is encoded by the coding sequence ATGGGCTCACAGGCCCCACCCCCGGGTCCCATGCAGACCTTCATCTTCTTGGACCTGGAGGCCACTGGCCTGCCCTTTTCCCAGCCCAAGGTCACGGAACTGTGCCTGCTAGCCATCCACAGATGTGCCCTGGAGAGCCCCCCTGCGCCCCAGGGGCCAACCCCTACAGTGCCTCCACTACCCCGGGTGGTAGACAAGCTCTCCCTCTGCGTGGCTCCAGGGAAGGTCTGCAGCCCTGCGGCCAGCAACATCACGGGCCTGAGCACGGCTATGCTGGCAGCACATGGGCGGCAGCGCTTCAATGCCGACCTGGCCAACCTGCTCCAAACCTTCCTACAACGCCAGCCACAGCCCTGGTGCCTGGTAGCACACAACGGTGATCGCTATGACTTCCCCCTGCTCCAGGCAGAGCTGGCTGCAGTGGGCCTTGCCAACACACTGGATGGTGCCTTCTGCGTGGACAGCATCGCTGCCCTGAAGGCCCTGGAGCGAGGCAGCAGCCCCTCTGCGCATGGCCCAAGAAAGAGCTACAGCTTGGGCAGCATCTACACACGCCTATTTGGGCAGAGCCCACCAGACTCGCACACAGCTGAGGGTGACGTCCTGGCCCTGCTCAGCATCTGTCAGTGGAGGCCACAGGCCCTGCTGCGGTGGGTGGATGCTCACGCTAGGCCCTTCAGCACTATCAAACCCATGTACATGGTCACAGCCTCCACTGGGACCAACCCTAGGTCATCTGCTGCCAAAGCCACCGCACCCCTGGCTGTACCCAAAGACACCAGTCCCAGCACAAGGGTGGGCAGGAAGTCCAAGTCTCCTCCTCCAGTGAAGGGCCCTGGAGCCCTACCCAAGAAGGGGCTGCTGGCCCCACTGGGCCTACTGACCCTCCTGACCTTGTTAATAGCCATACTGTATGGGCTGTCCCTGAGTATCCCTGGGCAGTAA
- the SHISA5 gene encoding protein shisa-5 isoform X7 gives MGFGATVAIGLTIFVLSVVTIIICFTCSCCCLYKMCRRPRPVVTTTSSTTVVHSPYPQAPSMPPGYPGPTYQGYHPMAPHPGMPVASYPTQYPPPYPTQPLGPPAYQETLSGDAAMPYPISQPPYNPAYMDPPKAAP, from the exons GTTCGGGGCGACCGTGGCCATCGGCCTGACTATCTTTGTGCTCTCTGTTGTCACCATTATCATCTGCTTCACTTGTTCCTGCTGCTGTTTGTACAAGATGTGCCGACGACCCCGTC CGGTTGTGACCACCACCTCATCCACCACTGTGGTGCACAGCCCATACCCACAGGCTCCCAGTATGCCACCCGGATACCCTGGACCGACATACCAGGGCTACCACCCCATGGCTCCCCACCCAGGGATGCCAGTGGCATCCTACCCGACGCAGTACCCACCGCCCTACCCGACCCAGCCCTTGGGCCCGCCTGCCTACCAGGAGACTTTGTCTG GAGATGCAGCCATGCCCTACCCCATTAGCCAGCCTCCTTACAACCCGGCCTACATGGATCCCCCAAAGGCGGCCCCCTGA
- the TREX1 gene encoding three-prime repair exonuclease 1 isoform X1, whose protein sequence is MAARGEGRVAWGGNGCWRERPRQAKRRAGRALLTRACGRAKAEFHFPPLLALGENQPEHARVIVPACYSPKVTELCLLAIHRCALESPPAPQGPTPTVPPLPRVVDKLSLCVAPGKVCSPAASNITGLSTAMLAAHGRQRFNADLANLLQTFLQRQPQPWCLVAHNGDRYDFPLLQAELAAVGLANTLDGAFCVDSIAALKALERGSSPSAHGPRKSYSLGSIYTRLFGQSPPDSHTAEGDVLALLSICQWRPQALLRWVDAHARPFSTIKPMYMVTASTGTNPRSSAAKATAPLAVPKDTSPSTRVGRKSKSPPPVKGPGALPKKGLLAPLGLLTLLTLLIAILYGLSLSIPGQ, encoded by the exons ATGGCAGCTAGGGGGGAAGGGAGGGTTGCCTGGGGAGGGAACGGGTGTTGGCGAGAGAGGCCCAGGCAGGCTAAGAGAAGAGCAGGGCGGGCCTTGCTCACGCGGGCCTGTGGGCGGGCAAAGGCTGAGTTTCACTTCCCGCCACTGCTGGCCCTTGGCGAGAACCAGCCAGAGCACGCCAGAGTGATTGTGCCTGCCTGCTATTCG CCCAAGGTCACGGAACTGTGCCTGCTAGCCATCCACAGATGTGCCCTGGAGAGCCCCCCTGCGCCCCAGGGGCCAACCCCTACAGTGCCTCCACTACCCCGGGTGGTAGACAAGCTCTCCCTCTGCGTGGCTCCAGGGAAGGTCTGCAGCCCTGCGGCCAGCAACATCACGGGCCTGAGCACGGCTATGCTGGCAGCACATGGGCGGCAGCGCTTCAATGCCGACCTGGCCAACCTGCTCCAAACCTTCCTACAACGCCAGCCACAGCCCTGGTGCCTGGTAGCACACAACGGTGATCGCTATGACTTCCCCCTGCTCCAGGCAGAGCTGGCTGCAGTGGGCCTTGCCAACACACTGGATGGTGCCTTCTGCGTGGACAGCATCGCTGCCCTGAAGGCCCTGGAGCGAGGCAGCAGCCCCTCTGCGCATGGCCCAAGAAAGAGCTACAGCTTGGGCAGCATCTACACACGCCTATTTGGGCAGAGCCCACCAGACTCGCACACAGCTGAGGGTGACGTCCTGGCCCTGCTCAGCATCTGTCAGTGGAGGCCACAGGCCCTGCTGCGGTGGGTGGATGCTCACGCTAGGCCCTTCAGCACTATCAAACCCATGTACATGGTCACAGCCTCCACTGGGACCAACCCTAGGTCATCTGCTGCCAAAGCCACCGCACCCCTGGCTGTACCCAAAGACACCAGTCCCAGCACAAGGGTGGGCAGGAAGTCCAAGTCTCCTCCTCCAGTGAAGGGCCCTGGAGCCCTACCCAAGAAGGGGCTGCTGGCCCCACTGGGCCTACTGACCCTCCTGACCTTGTTAATAGCCATACTGTATGGGCTGTCCCTGAGTATCCCTGGGCAGTAA